The Egibacteraceae bacterium genome segment ACCGGCACCTCGATCACCGCCACCGCCGGCGCCCCGAGCGGATGCTCGGTGACGGCTTCGAAGCGGTAGCCCTGGCCGGGCCGGTGGTCTGTCAGCCGGTAGGGGCCCGACCCGACCGGCAGGCCGTGCGGCGCCGCCGACCCGTCGGGCAGTTCGCCCCACAGGTGCGCGGGCAGGATCGGCACGTCGGCCAGCGGCTGGTCGACGAACCCCGGCGAGGGCCGCGCCAGGTCGAACACCGCCGTGCGCGCGTCCACCGCGGTCACCGCGGCGATGGCGGCGACCTGCGGGGTGAAGCGCGGGTGGAAGCGCTCGGCCACGTAGGCGAACGTGAACACGACGTCCTCGGCGGTGACCGGGCGGCCGTCGTGCCAGCGGGCGCCCTCGCGCAGCCGCACCGTCACCTGCCGGGCGTCGGGGGCGACGTCGATCGACGCGGCCAGCCACGGCTGGGGGTCCCCGTCGGCGTCGCGCCACGCCAACGTGTCGTACACCAGCGTCACCAGCGGGTAGCCGAGCTCGAACGTGTAGGGGGTCAGGCTCCCGTCGTCGTGGGGGAACGGGATGCGCAGCACCTCGGCCGTGCCCGCGTCCTGCTGGGCGCCCGCCGCCGCCGCACCGGCCGGCGCGGCCAGCACCGCCAGCAGCACCGCGGCCAGGACGGCGGCGGCGCCCCGCGGGCGCCAGCGTCCCCGACGGCTCACTCCCCGAAGGCCAGCGACGCCACCGCGTCGGGGCGGACGGCCAGCCCCTCGACCAGCGCCTCGAACTCGGCGGCGGTCAGCGTCTCGCGTTCCAGCAGCGCCTCGGCGACCGCGCCGAGCGCGGCGTGCGCGTCGGCCAGGACCGCCCGCGCCCGCTCGTGCGCCTCGTCGATGACCTTGCGGATCTCGGCGTGGATCAGCCGGCCCTCCTCCTCCGAGTAGGTCGCCGGCCCGTCCCCGGCCGGGTAGCGGTACAGCCCCAGCGCCGGGCTCATGCCGAGCTCGGTCACCATGCGCCGGGCCATCCGGCTGACCCGGTCCAGGTCGTCGTGCGCGCCGGTGGACGGCTCGGGGAACACCAGCTCCTCGGCCACCCGCCCGCCGAGCAGTCCCGCGATCCGGTCGACCATCAACGAGCGGGTGTGCAACGAGCGCTCCTCGCTCTCCAGATTCCACGTCGCGCCCAGGCTGCCGCCGCGGGGGATGACCGTGAGCCGGTGCGGCACCTTCCCACCCTCCAGCACGTAGCCGACCAGCGCGTGTCCCGCCTCGTGGTAGGCGACCATCGCCCGCTCCACATCATTGGTCCGCCGGGTCGCCGACGACACGCCCTGCACCGCCCGCGCCAACGCCTCGTCCACGTCGGCCATGGCGATCGCCGGGCGGCCCCGGCGGGCGGCGAGCAGCCCCGCCTCGTTCAGCAGGTTCGCGAGGTCCGCGCCCGAGAAGCCCGGGGTGAGCGCCGCGAGGGTGTCGAGGTCGACGTCGTCGGCCAGGCGCTTGCCGCGCGCGTGCACGTCCAGGATCGCCCGGCGCCGCGGCCGGTCGGGCAGCCCGACGGTGAGGTGGCGGTCGAAGCGGCCCGGGCGCACCAGCGCCGGGTCGAGCATGTCGGGCCGGTTGGTGGCCGCCACCACGATCACGCCGGCCTGCGCGTCGAAGCCGTCGAGCTCGGTCAGGATCTGGTTCAGCGTGTTCTCCCGCTCGCGGGTGCCCTCGTTGGCCGACCCGCGCCGGCCCCCGACCGCGTCGACCTCGTCGATGAACACGATCGCGGGCGCCATCGCCTGCGCCTCGGCGAACAGGTCACGCACCCGAGCGGCGCCCTCGCCGACGTACACCTCGACGAACTCGGTGGCCGCGACGTACAGGAACGCCGCGTTGGCCTCCCCGGCCAGCGCGCGGGCCAGCAGCGTCTTGCCGGTGCCGGGCGGCCCGTCCAGCAGCACCCCTTTGGGCACCCGCACGCCGAGCTCGGCGAAACGCCCGGGGTGGGCGAGGAAGTCGCGGATCTCGGTGATCTCCTCGGCGATGTCGTCCAGGCCCGCCACGTCAGCGAACGTGACCCGCTCGTCGGGCCCGTACTGGTGGCCGACGCTGCGGTCACGCAGCGACAGGCGCCGCTGGCGCTCCGGCGCGCGCAGCAGCCGCTGCACCGCGGTCACCAGGTCGTCCTGGCCGATCGCGGGCTTGGCGGCCCGCGAGGCGAGCAGCGCGCCCTCGTTGAGCACGTTGGCGAGGTCCGCGCCGGAGAAGCCGATCGCCTGCTCGGCCACCGCGGCCAGGTCGACGTCGTCGGCGAGGCGCTTGCCGCGGGCGTGCACCTGCAGGATCTCGTGGCGCTCGCCCGCCTTGGGGCGCTCCAAGCCGACCGTGCGGTCGAAGCGGCCCGGGCGCAGCAGCGCCGGGTCGAGCACGTCGGCCCGGTTGCTCGCCCCGACCACGAGCACCCCCGAGCGCGGCCCGAAGCCGTCCATCTCGGCGAGGATCTGGTTGAGCGCCTGCTCCTGCTCGTCACCCGACCCGCTGCCCGCCGAGCGGGCGGTGCGCCGCCGGCCGACCGCGTCGAGCTCGTCGATGAAGATGATCGCCGGCGCGTTCTCGCGCGCCTCCCGGAACAGGTCGCGCACGCGGGCGGCGCCCACGCCCACGTACAGCTCGACGAAGTCCGAGCCCGAGATCGAGAAGAAGCTCGCGCCCGCCTCACCCGCCAGCGCCCGGGCCAGCAGCGTCTTGCCGCAGCCGGGCGGCCCGTACAGCAGCACCCCCTTGGGCACCTGCGCGCCCAGCGCCGCGTAACGCTCGGGGTCGGCGAGGAACTCGACGAGCTCGCGCATGTCGTCGAGGGCGGCCTGCTGGCCCGCCACGTCGGCGAACGTCACCCCGGCGTCCTCGGGGTGGACCTGCCGGGCGCCGCTGAACACGTTGAACAGCCCGGTGCCCTTGCGGTAGGACAGCGCCATGTAGCCGAACACCGTCACGAGCATGAGGATCCCCAGCAGGCTCGTGACCGGGGTGCGCAGGCCCTTGAGGAACTGCCGGTCGATCGTCGTCGGGATGCGGTTCTCGATGACCACGTCGACGAGACGTTCCCGGCTCATCGACTGCAGGTACTCCACGTAGTAGTCGTGGACAGCGCCGCCCTCGTCGGTGTAGCGGCCCACCACCGCGGCGTCCTGGTCGAGGATGTGCGCGGTGTCGATGCGCCCGCGCTCGGCCAGGTCCACGAACGTGTCCAGGCGCAGCTCCTCGCCCGCCAGGCGCGTGTCGGTGACCCACAGCATGCCGACGAACGCCGCGAGCAGCAGGAGCAGGACGACCAGCGTCCACAACCCGATGCGGCTCTTCTTCGCCTCGCCGCTGCGGGTACGCCGCCGGCGGCTGCGGGTCTTGGTGTGCGTGGCGTCTGCTGCCATGGTCTGCTCGATCGTGTCGTGGTCGGTGGGCCGGTGCGCGTCCCCCGGCCCTTGGTTACACCGCCGCGCGCATCCACTGTCGGGCGCGCTCGTCGAGCTGCTCCTCGCCCATATCGTAGAGACGGAACAGCAGCCGGTGGGTGGCGTCGGCGTGGACCTGCTCGAGCGGGTTGCCCGCCGAGCCTTGCGTGAACTCCTTGAAGTCGCGGTAGAACGCCCAGAACCGCTCGACGCCGAACTCGTCGACCAGCCAGGACACCGCGGCGTTCACGTAGGCGTACTCCGCCGACGTGAGCCCCATGCCGGGGTCGCGGCGGGACAGGCGCAAGAACGTCATGTCGTCGAACGCGTCCGCCTCAAGGCCGCGCCGCCACACGCCGGTGCGCTGCTCGCCGGCCAGCGCCATCGCGCCGCCCTCGGCCACCCACACCGGGGTGCTCGGACGGGTGAAGCGCGACAGCGCCAGGTGGGCGAGCTCGTGCTGGAACACCTGCACCGGCGTGACGTCGGGCTCGAACTCGTGGCCGCCGTCGGGCGGCGCGTCCGCCATGTCGTGGCCGGGGTCGGCGCGCTCCTCGGGCGGCAGCTGCTCGGCCAGGACCGCGGCCAGGTTCACGCTCACGTGCCGGCTCTGCGGCACGCGCGAGCGCGCGTAGTCGGGCTCGGGGTAGTGGTAGGACGCGACCGCGATGGCGCGTGGGGGTCCCGCGGGGTTGCGG includes the following:
- a CDS encoding AAA family ATPase; translation: MAADATHTKTRSRRRRTRSGEAKKSRIGLWTLVVLLLLLAAFVGMLWVTDTRLAGEELRLDTFVDLAERGRIDTAHILDQDAAVVGRYTDEGGAVHDYYVEYLQSMSRERLVDVVIENRIPTTIDRQFLKGLRTPVTSLLGILMLVTVFGYMALSYRKGTGLFNVFSGARQVHPEDAGVTFADVAGQQAALDDMRELVEFLADPERYAALGAQVPKGVLLYGPPGCGKTLLARALAGEAGASFFSISGSDFVELYVGVGAARVRDLFREARENAPAIIFIDELDAVGRRRTARSAGSGSGDEQEQALNQILAEMDGFGPRSGVLVVGASNRADVLDPALLRPGRFDRTVGLERPKAGERHEILQVHARGKRLADDVDLAAVAEQAIGFSGADLANVLNEGALLASRAAKPAIGQDDLVTAVQRLLRAPERQRRLSLRDRSVGHQYGPDERVTFADVAGLDDIAEEITEIRDFLAHPGRFAELGVRVPKGVLLDGPPGTGKTLLARALAGEANAAFLYVAATEFVEVYVGEGAARVRDLFAEAQAMAPAIVFIDEVDAVGGRRGSANEGTRERENTLNQILTELDGFDAQAGVIVVAATNRPDMLDPALVRPGRFDRHLTVGLPDRPRRRAILDVHARGKRLADDVDLDTLAALTPGFSGADLANLLNEAGLLAARRGRPAIAMADVDEALARAVQGVSSATRRTNDVERAMVAYHEAGHALVGYVLEGGKVPHRLTVIPRGGSLGATWNLESEERSLHTRSLMVDRIAGLLGGRVAEELVFPEPSTGAHDDLDRVSRMARRMVTELGMSPALGLYRYPAGDGPATYSEEEGRLIHAEIRKVIDEAHERARAVLADAHAALGAVAEALLERETLTAAEFEALVEGLAVRPDAVASLAFGE